One part of the Kryptolebias marmoratus isolate JLee-2015 linkage group LG13, ASM164957v2, whole genome shotgun sequence genome encodes these proteins:
- the LOC108247591 gene encoding ras-related protein Rab-6A isoform X2: MSAAGDFGNPLRKFKLVFLGEQSVGKTSLITRFMYDSFDNTYQATIGIDFLSKTMYLEDRTIRLQLWDTAGQERFRSLIPSYIRDSAAAVVVYDITNVNSFQQTTKWIDDVRTERGSDVIIMLVGNKTDLADKRQITTEEGEQRAKEMNVLFIETSAKTGYNVKQLFRRVAAALPGMDTTQDKSREDMIDIKLEKQPEQPANEGGCSC, from the exons ATGTCTGCGGCCGGAGACTTCGGGAACCctttaagaaaatttaaactGGTCTTTCTCGGGGAACAGAGTG tgggAAAGACGTCGTTGATCACCAGGTTTATGTACGACAGCTTTGACAACACTTACCAA GCCACAATAGGAATAGATTTCCTGTCGAAAACCATGTACCTTGAAGACAGAACA ATCAGGTTGCAGCTGTGGGACACGGCGGGACAGGAGCGATTCCGCAGCCTGATCCCAAGCTACATCCGCGACTCGGCTGCCGCCGTCGTAGTTTACGACATCACAA ATGTCAACTCTTTCCAGCAAACCACAAAGTGGATCGACGACGTCCGAACAGAGAGGGGAAGTGACGTCATTATTATGTTGGTGGGAAACAAGACAGATCTCGCAGACAAAAG ACAGATAACCACAGAGGAAGGAGAACAGAGAGCGAAAGAGATGAATGTTCTGTTTATTGAAACCAGTGCAAAGACAGGCTACAATGTCAAACAG CTGTTCCGTCGTGTGGCAGCCGCCCTCCCTGGCATGGACACCACACAGGACAAGAGCAGGGAGGACA TGATCGACATCAAGTTGGAGAAACAACCCGAGCAGCCCGCCAATGAAGGAGGCTGTTCCTGCTAA
- the LOC108247591 gene encoding ras-related protein Rab-6A isoform X1, with product MSAAGDFGNPLRKFKLVFLGEQSVGKTSLITRFMYDSFDNTYQATIGIDFLSKTMYLEDRTIRLQLWDTAGQERFRSLIPSYIRDSAAAVVVYDITNVNSFQQTTKWIDDVRTERGSDVIIMLVGNKTDLADKRQVSIEEGERKAKELNVMFIETSAKAGYNVKQLFRRVAAALPGMDTTQDKSREDMIDIKLEKQPEQPANEGGCSC from the exons ATGTCTGCGGCCGGAGACTTCGGGAACCctttaagaaaatttaaactGGTCTTTCTCGGGGAACAGAGTG tgggAAAGACGTCGTTGATCACCAGGTTTATGTACGACAGCTTTGACAACACTTACCAA GCCACAATAGGAATAGATTTCCTGTCGAAAACCATGTACCTTGAAGACAGAACA ATCAGGTTGCAGCTGTGGGACACGGCGGGACAGGAGCGATTCCGCAGCCTGATCCCAAGCTACATCCGCGACTCGGCTGCCGCCGTCGTAGTTTACGACATCACAA ATGTCAACTCTTTCCAGCAAACCACAAAGTGGATCGACGACGTCCGAACAGAGAGGGGAAGTGACGTCATTATTATGTTGGTGGGAAACAAGACAGATCTCGCAGACAAAAG GCAAGTATCTATTGAAGAGGGTGAGCGGAAAGCCAAAGAACTAAATGTAATGTTTATTGAGACTAGTGCGAAAGCAGGCTACAACGTGAAGCAG CTGTTCCGTCGTGTGGCAGCCGCCCTCCCTGGCATGGACACCACACAGGACAAGAGCAGGGAGGACA TGATCGACATCAAGTTGGAGAAACAACCCGAGCAGCCCGCCAATGAAGGAGGCTGTTCCTGCTAA
- the dnajb13 gene encoding dnaJ homolog subfamily B member 13: MSWGYYETLEINRNATDADIKKAYRRLALKFHPSKNREPGSVEKFIQLGEAYDVLSDPRKKATYDKFGEVGLKSGVPAEFGGAEAWSSKYVYHGNPDKTFRLFFGGDNPFADFYTDESPLQLCSLQPEVVKTQDAPIERDLHLSLNDLFHGCIKKIKISRRVMNEDGHTSSIKDKILTIEVKPGWTEGTRIIFSKEGDQGPNCIPADIVFIVRQKSHPLFRRQRNDLIYKTKISLEMALTGFSMDVQTLDGRLLSIPVNDIVHPTYEKVVTGEGMPLPQDPSQRGNLVIAFDVQFPVKLSAESKHLIKYALGLQYG; the protein is encoded by the exons ATGAGTTGGGGTTACTACGAGACGcttgaaataaacagaaacgcAACAGATGCAGATATTAAAAAGGC ATATCGACGTCTTGCGCTGAAGTTTCATCCGAGCAAAAACAGAGAACCTGGGAGTGTGGAAAAGTTCATTCAGCTGGGTGAAGCCTATGATGTTCTCAGCGACC CTCGAAAAAAGGCAACTTATGACAAATTTGGTGAGGTGGGTCTGAAAAGCGGCGTCCCGGCTGAGTTTGGTGGTGCTGAAGCCTGGTCCTCAAAATATGTCTATCATGGGAATCCAGACAAAACATTCAGGCTGTTCTTTGGAGGAGACAACCCATTTGCAG ACTTTTATACAGACGAATCACCGCTTCAGCTCTGCAGCCTGCAGCCAGAAGTGGTGAAGACGCAAGACGCTCCGATAGAGAGGGACCTTCACTTGTCCCTAAATGATCTCTTCCACGGATGCATAAAAAAGATCAAGATATCTCGCAGG GTTATGAACGAAGACGGACACACCTCCAGCATCAAAGACAAGATTCTGACAATAGAAGTAAAGCCCGGATGGACCGAAGGCACAAGAATCATCTTCTCCAAAGAGGGAGATCAA GGACCAAACTGCATCCCTGCAGATATTGTCTTCATAGTCCGACAGAAGAGTCATCCTCTGTTCAGAAGACAACGCAATGACCTGATCTACAAGACCAAGATCTCTCTGGAGATG GCGCTGACTGGCTTCTCCATGGATGTGCAGACACTAGATGGCAGGCTGCTCAGCATTCCTGTCAACGACATCGTGCA CCCTACGTATGAGAAAGTGGTGACTGGAGAGGGAATGCCGCTGCCACAGGATCCATCCCAGAGAGGCAACCTCGTCATTGCTTTTGACGTCCAGTTTCCTGTGAAGCTCTCCGCTGAAAGCAAGCACCTGATCAAATATGCTCTAGGTTTACAGTATGGCTAA
- the ucp2 gene encoding mitochondrial uncoupling protein 2, which translates to MVGFGPADVPPSAAVKFVGAGAAACVADLLTFPLDTAKVRLQIQGESSAASSVRYRGVFGTIVTMVRTEGPLSLYSGLAAGLQRQMSFASVRIGLYDSVKQFYTRGSDHVGIGSRLLAGCTTGAMAVAFAQPTDVVKVRFQAQAMSGEHARRYCGTIDAYKTIGREEGICGLWKGTMPNIARSAIVNCTELVTYDFIKDLLLKSTPLTDNLPCHFASAFGAGLCTTVIASPVDVVKTRYMNSAPGRYASVLDCAAAMMTKEGPLAFYKGFMPSFLRLGSWNVVMFVTYEQLKRAMMAANHSNVASL; encoded by the exons ATGGTTGGATTTGGACCTGCCGACGTGCCTCCGTCAGCAGCTGTGAAGTTCGTGGGAGCAGGAGCTGCAGCCTGCGTCGCTGACCTGCTCACCTTTCCACTGGACACAGCTAAAGTGAGGCTGCAG ATCCAGGGAGAGAGCAGTGCCGCAAGTTCGGTGAGGTATCGCGGCGTGTTTGGCACCATCGTCACCATGGTGCGCACCGAGGGACCTCTGAGTCTCTACAGTGGACTGGCGGCTGGACTCCAGAGGCAAATGAGCTTCGCCTCGGTCCGCATTGGTCTCTATGACTCTGTGAAACAATTCTACACCCGAGGCTCTGACC ATGTTGGCATCGGCAGCAGGCTGCTCGCTGGATGCACCACCGGCGCCATGGCTGTTGCTTTTGCTCAGCCCACAGACGTGGTGAAGGTCCGGTTTCAGGCTCAGGCCATGTCTGGGGAGCACGCTAGACGCTACTGTGGCACCATTGACGCTTACAAGACCATTGGCAGGGAAGAAGGCATCTGTGGGCTTTGGAAAG GTACAATGCCGAACATTGCACGCAGTGCCATTGTTAACTGCACAGAACTGGTGACGTACGACTTCATCAAGGATCTGCTTCTCAAGTCCACGCCGTTGACAG ACAACCTGCCTTGCCACTTTGCGTCAGCCTTCGGCGCCGGTTTATGCACGACTGTGATCGCCTCTCCTGTCGATGTGGTCAAGACCAGGTACATGAACTCCGCTCCCGGCCGGTACGCCAGCGTCCTCGACTGTGCTGCGGCCATGATGACCAAAGAGGGCCCACTTGCTTTTTACAAGGG GTTCATGCCATCGTTCTTACGGCTGGGCTCGTGGAATGTGGTGATGTTTGTAACATATGAGCAGCTGAAACGAGCCATGATGGCTGCAAATCACAGCAACGTGGCTTCACTGTAG
- the LOC108228572 gene encoding mitochondrial uncoupling protein 2, translating into MVVVKRSDVMMPSAGIKFFGAGTAACIADLITFPLDTAKVRLQIQGESQMVEGTGAVKYRGVFGTITTMVRTEGVTSLYNGLVAGLQRQMSFASVRIGLYDSMKQFYTRGSESAGIVARLMAGCTTGAMAVAFAQPTDVVKVRFQAHVRLTDGERRYNSTLDAYKTIARDEGVRGLWKGCMPNITRNAIVNCAELVTYDIIKELILKYDLMTDNLPCHFTAAFGAGFCTTVVASPVDVIKTRFMNSGSGQYSSAVNCALTMLRNEGPAAFYKGFMPSFLRLGSWNIVMFVTYEQIKRGMTRAQQCWEAPF; encoded by the exons ATGGTTGTCGTCAAACGGAGTGATGTGATGATGCCCTCTGCGGGGATTAAGTTCTTTGGAGCTGGCACGGCAGCTTGCATCGCTGACCTCATCACCTTTCCACTGGATACCGCCAAAGTCAGGCTACAG ATCCAGGGCGAGTCTCAGATGGTCGAAGGAACCGGCGCAGTGAAGTACCGGGGAGTGTTCGGCACCATCACCACCATGGTGCGCACAGAGGGGGTCACGAGCCTTTACAACGGCCTGGTGGCGGGACTCCAGAGGCAGATGAGCTTCGCCTCCGTCCGGATCGGCCTCTACGACTCCATGAAGCAGTTCTACACTCGAGGCAGCGAGA GTGCCGGGATTGTTGCCCGGCTCATGGCGGGCTGCACCACGGGAGCCATGGCGGTGGCTTTCGCGCAACCAACGGACGTGGTGAAGGTGCGTTTCCAAGCCCACGTGCGACTCACCGACGGCGAGAGGAGGTACAACAGCACGCTGGACGCCTACAAGACGATCGCAAGAGATGAGGGAGTGCGGGGACTTTGGAAAG GCTGCATGCCAAACATCACCCGCAACGCCATCGTGAACTGCGCAGAGCTGGTCACCTATGACATAATCAAAGAACTCATCCTGAAGTATGACCTGATGACAG ACAACCTGCCATGCCACTTCACAGCCGCCTTCGGCGCCGGCTTCTGCACAACAGTGGTGGCTTCTCCTGTGGACGTGATAAAAACAAGATTCATGAACTCGGGAAGTGGTCAGTACAGCAGCGCCGTCAACTGTGCGCTCACAATGCTGAGGAATGAAGGACCCGCAGCTTTCTATAAAGG GTTCATGCCTTCTTTCCTGCGACTGGGCTCTTGGAACATCGTGATGTTTGTGACCtatgaacaaattaaaagagGCATGACCAGGGCGCAGCAGTGCTGGGAGGCGCCGTTTTGA
- the ppme1 gene encoding protein phosphatase methylesterase 1 has protein sequence MEKQLHLNLLASRPPMAGGFQSGSKMKMGPGRKRDFTPLPWSQYFETMEDVEVETETGKDIFRIYCSGSRGPVLFLLHGGGHSALSWAVFTAVIYNRINCRVVAMDLRAHGDTKVKNPEDLSADTMAKDVGKVVEALYGENPPPIMIIGHSMGGAIAVHTASANHVPSLLGLCVIDVVEGTAMDALNSMQNFLRSRPKTFKSLENAIEWSVKSGQIRNIESARVSMGGQVKKCEESPSNPSVTNSIGEGIIEEEEDEEAAEESNKKRMKEDEQEVRKESVFTWRVELSKTEKYWEGWFRGLSALFLSCSVPKLLLLAGVDRLDKDLTIGQMQGKFQMQVLPQCGHAVHEDAPEKVADALAAFMVRHKFTEFKEGYLC, from the exons atggagaagcagctgcaCCTGAACCTGCTAGCCTCCAGACCTCCCATGGCAGGTGGTTTCCAGTCCGGCTCCAAAATGAAAATGGG ACCTGGGAGGAAGAGAGATTTCACCCCCCTGCCCTGGAGTCAGTACTTTGAAACCATGGAAGATGTTGAGGTGGAGACTGAAACCGGCAAAGAT ATTTTCAGGATCTACTGCAGTGGCTCCCGTGGTCCCGTTCTGTTCCTGCTCCACGGAGGAGGACACTCTGCGCTTTCCTGGGCAGTGTTCACC gccgTCATATACAACAGGATCAACTGCAGAGTGGTGGCTATGGACCTTAGAGCTCATG GAGACACCAAAGTTAAAAATCCTGAAGATCTGTCTGCAGACACAATGGCAAA GGATGTTGGCAAAGTCGTGGAGGCACTCTATGGGGAGAACCCGCCTCCAATCATGATTATTGGACACAGTATGGGGGGCGCCATTGCAGTTCACACGGCCAGCGCCAACCACGTGCCATCGCTGCTCGGCCTGTGTGTCATCGACGTCGTAGAAG GTACAGCGATGGATGCTCTGAACAGTATGCAGAATTTCCTCAGAAGTCGACCAAAGACGTTCAAGTCTCTGGAGAACGCCATTGAGTGGAG CGTGAAAAGTGGTCAGATTAGGAACATCGAGTCAGCACGGGTGTCGATGGGAGGCCAAGTGAAGAA GTGTGAGGAGTCCCCCAGCAATCCAAGTGTAACTAATAGCATTGGTGAAGGGATTatagaggaagaggaggatgaggaggctgCGGAGGAGTCGAACAAGAAAAGAATGAAGGAAGATGAACAAGAG GTGAGAAAGGAGAGCGTGTTCACCTGGAGGGTGGAGCTGTCCAAGACCGAAAAATACTGGGAGGGTTGGTTCAGAGGTCTGTCTGCACTCTTCCTCTCCTGCTCCGTGCCAAAACTGCTGCTCCTGGCAG GAGTGGACAGGCTCGACAAAGACCTTACTATTGGACAGATGCAag GGAAGTTTCAGATGCAGGTCCTCCCTCAGTGTGGCCATGCTGTTCACGAGGACGCACCTGAAAAA GTAGCAGACGCTCTTGCAGCGTTCATGGTCCGACACAAATTCACCGAGTTTAAGGAGGGATACCTGTG